AGCATGTCGCGGGCGGCGTGCACGATCCGGTCGCCGTACTCGTCGGGCATGCCGAGGATCTCGCACATCACGGCCATCGGCAGATGGTCGGCGTACTGGCCGACGAGGTCGGCCTCGCCCGCCTCGCAGAACCGGTTGACGAGAATCTGGGTGTAGCGGGTGATGTGCCGGCGCAGGCTGCGGAAGTCGATGGTGGTCAGCGCGCCGGTGACCGCGCCGCGCAGCCGCAGGTGCTCGTCGCCCTCGGCGTGCGAGCAGATCGGCTGCCAGGCGATGTGCGGCATGAGGGGATGGTCGGGCTTGACCATGCCCTCCAGCAGCGGGCTCCAGATGCGGCTGTCCCGGGTGAACTGGGCGGGCGAGCGGACCATGTGGAGGTTCTCCGCGTGGCCGAGGACCACCCACATCGGGACGTCGTCGTGGAGCAGGACCGGGGCCACGGCGCCGTGCTCGGTGCGGAGTCTCTCGTACAGGGCGCCCAGGTCCTGTGCCTCGGGGCCGTAGAGCCGGTGCAGTCCGCCGGGGCCGAGGCTGTGGGCCGGGCAGCCGGGGGGCGGACTGACGCCGAGGTCGTCCGTGTCGGTCGTGGTGTGGGATTCAGGCGTCACAGCGCGTCGCTTTCGGAAACTGTGGAGGGGAAGCGTTGTCGGGGGAGATGGACCGCGGCGATGCGGGGCGGGTCAGGTGAGCTGGCCGGTCATGGCGAGGGAGTGCAGGAAGCGCATCAGGGTCATGAGCACCTCCTTGCTGGAGGCGCGGCGACGGGCGTCGCACTCGATGATCGGGATCTCCTCGGACAGATCGAGCGCCGTGCGCAGCTCCGCCAGGGGGTAACGGGGGCCGTCCGGGAAGGTGTTGACGGCGACCACGAAGGGCACGCCGCACTCCTCCAGCCGGCCCATGACGTCGAAACTGACCTCCAGCCGCCGGGTGTCGACCAGGACGACCGCGCCCAGCGCGCCCTCGAACAGCCCGTTCCACAGGAACCAGAAGCGTTCCTGACCGGGCGTGCCGAAGAGGTACAGCACCAGCTGCTCCGTGATGCTGATGCGGCCGAAGTCCATCGCCACGGTGGTGGCCGTCTTGGTGTCGGAGCCGTAGTCGTCGTCGACACCGACGCCGGCCTGCGTCATGGTCTCCTCGGTGGTCAGCGGTTTGATCTCGCTGACCGAGCCGACCATGGTGGTCTTGCCGACCCCGAAGCCGCCCACGATGACGATCTTCACCGCGGCCTGTGCCGTGTGCGGCAGGTGGTCCTCGGTGCGTGGGCCCGGGATGGTGTCAGAGTTTTTGAAGTCCATGCATCACCGCTTCGAGGATGGAACGGTCGGGGAGCGCCTGGCGGACGACGGGGGCGCGCGCCTGCACCAGTTCGGCCGTCAGCATCTCGGTGAGCAGCACGGTGATCACGCTGAACGGCAGACTGAGGTAGGCCGACAGCTCGGCCACGGAGAGCGGGGCGGCGCACAGCCGGAGCACCGCCGCCTGTTCCGGGCTGGTGGACGGCTTCGGCTCGGCGCGCGCCACGATGAGCGTCACCAGGTCGAGGTCCGCGCGGTCCCCGTCCGCCTCACCGATCACGAACAGGCGCTCGGGGTTGGAAGGTTTGCCGTCCTTGCCGTCCGTGCTCTCGTGGCCCGCGCCGGCCTCCCGGGGGACCGGCTGCGGCTGTGGTTGCGGTGGGGGCTCCGGCCTGGCGGAGCGCCGCTTGCGTTGCGGAGGAGTCATACGGCCTTCCCGTTGCGCCTCGGCGGACTGGTCAGGTGGGGACCGATCCGGTCGACCAGGTCGCGCATCTGGGCGCTCATCAGCCCCGGCTCGGCGACGATGTTGGAGAGCACCGCGAGATAGGCGTTGGGTCCCGCGGCCATCAGGTAGAAGTAGCCACCGTTGACCTCGATGAGGACCATGCGCATCTGGCCGTCGCTGGTCGGGATCTCGTCGGCCACGGCGCTCGCCAGGCTCTGGAGTCCGGCGCAGGCCGCGGCGACGCGGTCGGCGGTGTCCGGGTCGCCGCCGTGGCGGGCGATGCGCAGTCCGTCGGCGGAGAGCACCACGATCATCTGGATGCCGGGCACGCCCTTGGCGAGGTCCTGGAGCATCCAGTCGAAGTTCGCTCGGTACGCCATCAGTTGGAGTCCCTCTCGTCGTCGGCCTGGGCTGGGGCCGGCTCGGTGGTCGGCTGGGTGGACGAGGTCGGCTTCGGTCGTTTGAGCCCTTCCATGAACGCCTCGACCCACATCCCGGGCGGGGGCTGGTCCTTGTTCTCGGGCTTGGGCTCCGGGGCGCCCCAGACGGACCGGGGTTCACGTCCCTCCCGTTCGGCGGCCTCCTTCTCGGCGCGCTCCGCGGCGTACTGCTCGCGGATCCGCTGGCTGAGCGGCGTCTTCATCCGGCTGCGGCGCTGCGGCAGACCATTGGCGGTCCACTCGGTGACGACCGGGACGTCGTCCTCCATGGAGACCGAGGCGGGGATCTTCGGGCTGGTGGGACGGCGTCGCTTCGGCGGACGCTTGGGGCCCTCCAGCGCGTCGGGCGAGACGGTGGGCACGGAGGTGGCGCCGATGCCGTGGGCGAGTCCGACGCCGGGCTCGTCGGTCAGCATGTTGCTGGGCACGATGACCACGGCCCGGACCCCGCCGTACGCCGAGGACCGCAGGGCGACCTGCATGTTGTACGCCCGGCACAGCCGGCCGACGACGGCGAGGCCGAGGCGCGGGGCGTCACCGAGGTCCTGGAGGTCGACACCGGCCTTGGCGCGCTCCAGCATGCCCTCGATCCGCAGCCGGGCCTCCTCGCTGAAGCTGACGCCGGCGTCCTCGATCTCGATGGCGATGCCGGTCTGCACCCGGACGGCGGTGACGTGCACCTTGGTGCTCGGCGGCGAGTAGCGGGTGGCGTTGTCGAAGAGCTCGGCGCAGGCGTGGATGACGGGCTCGACGTAGATGCCCTTGACGCTGATGCGGCAGATGTTGTCCAGCTTGATGCGCCGGTACTCCAGGATGCGCGACATGGCGCCGCGCAGCGTGCTGTACAGCGACACCGGCAGGGGCCACTGGCGTCCGGGTCGGCCGCCGCCGAGGACGGAGATGGAGTCGGCGAGCCGGCCGATCAGCGCGTTGCCGTGGTCGATGCGCAACAGGTCGTCGAAGACCTCGGGGTTGCGGCCGTGGTCCTCCTCCATCTCCCGCAGTTCGTTGGCCTGCTGGTGGACGATCGCCTGCACGCGCCGGGCGATGGTGACGAAGGAGCTCGCGGCGGAGTCACGCAGGGCTTCCTCGTGGTCCACGATGCGCATCAGCTTCTTCAGCAGCTGGCGCTGCGGGTCCGGCATGTCCCGGAAGGCCGGGTCGACCAGGCTGAGCTGGCGGATCACCTCGACGGCGGTGACACCACCGGCCATGCGCCGCAGCGCGGTCGGCACGATCTCCTCGCCGAAGCGGGCCCAGGTCTCGTGGTGGTCGGCGATCCGCTGCTCCAGACCGGCGCTGTGCCGGCGGTGTTCGACCTGTGCGTCGCGCAGCGCGCGGCCGCGGCGCACCGCTTCGGCCGCGGTGGCGGTCACCAGGAGCGTGGCGACGGCGCCGCACACGCCGACCGCGATCCGGGCCGAGGGCGTCACCAGGGCGACGGCGGCTCCGGTCGCCGCGGCCATCAGTATCGCCGGGAGCAACAGCACGCGCGCGTAGGGAAGTTCACGGCGTGCGGGTGGAGATTGAACACTCACCATGTGGGCCCTCTGAAAGCAGTCGGCGGGGAGTCGGGGGAGCTTGTGGGGGTATGCGTCATGGGACTGTTGGGATCATCAGGATTTTTGGAACAAGCGCACGAATACACCGCAACTCGGTGCGCTGCGGGCGAGCTTAGTCCGACCGGATCATCGCCGTGTCATATTCAGCAACCGCCTGAAACGGCCCCCGCAACAGGAGTACGCTCAACCTCATTTACACGCACGGGTCACACTCGAACACCCTGCGTGACGGCGGGCGGGCATGCGAAAACGACTCACCGTGATGAGTGAATGACCGGTCGCTCAGGGACCGGCGGGGCGGCAACGCCCCTCAAGGTGCGGGGAACTGCGCGCCCAGCGACAGTCCACCCGCACCCGCCGAGAAACCCTCACCCCACCGACGAGTAGGCGACGACCCCCCGCAGCAGCCCCTCGACGGCCTTGCGCGAACTCTTCACGACCGTCGACCCCTCGGGCGCGGCCGCCGAGATCTGCCCCAGCACGTCGATGACCTGCTTGCACCACCGCACGAAGTCCCCCGCCGGCATCTCCGCCTCTCGCAGCACCTCGTCGAGCCCCTTGCCGGAGGCCCACATGTACGCGGCCCAGGCGAACCCGAGGTCGGGCTCCCGCTGCCCCACACCCTCGGTCTGGGTGATCCGGAACTCCTCCTCCAGCGCGTCCAGCCGCCCCCAGATGCGCACCATCTCACCGAGCGCGGCCTTGGCCTGGCCGGAGGGCAGCTTCGGCGCCATCGCGTCGTCGGAGACCCGCGCCTCGAACACCAACGCCGAAACGCACGCGGCGAGTTCCGCCGGAGACAGCCCCTCCCAGACGCCCTCGCGCAGACACTCGCTGGCGAGCAGGTCCAGTTCGCCGTACAGCCGGGCCAGGCGCTTGCCGTGCTCGGTGACCTCGTCACCGCGCAGATAGTCCAGCTCGGTCAGCAGCGCGACGATCCGGTCGAACGTCCGGGCGATCGTGTTCGTACGCCCTTCGATCCGCCGCTCCAGCTGCGAGGTGTCCCGCATCAGCCGGTGGTAGCGCTCGGCCCAACGGGCGTGGTCCTCCCGGTCGTTGCACCCGTGACACGGGTGCGCCCGGAGCGCGGCCCGCAGCCGCGCGATCTCCCGGTCGTCCGCGGCCTGCGACCGCCGCTTGCGCTGCCGCTCCGGCGGGATGTGCCCGGCCTTGCTGCGCAACGCCGACGCCAGGTCCCGCCGGGACTGCGGTGAGCGGGCATTGAAGGACTTCGGGATGCGCATCCGCTCCAGCGCCTCCACCGGCACCGGGAAGTCGATCGACGCCAGCCGCTTGACCTGCCGCTCCGCGGTCAGCACCAACGGCCGCGGTCCGTCGTGGTGTTCGAAGCCCCGGTGCCCGTTGGACCGTCCGGCCGGCAGCCCCGGATCGAGCACCAGCGCCAGCCCGGCGTACTTCCCGCTCGGCACGTGGATGACGTCACCGGGCCGCAGCTTCTCCAGCGCGACGGCCGCCTCCGCCCGTCGCTGCACGGCGCCCTGCCGCGCCAGCTCGGTCTCGCGGTCCTTCAGTTCGCGCCGCAGCCGCGCGTACTCCTCGAAGTCCCCGAGGTGGCAGGTCATCGACTCCTTGTAGCCGGCGAGCCCTTCCTCGTTGCGCTGCACCTGCCGGGAGATCCCGACGACCGACTTGTCGGCCTGGAACTGCGCGAACGAGGTCTCCAGCAGCTCCCGCGACCGGTGCCGCCCGAACTGCTCGACCAGATTGACCGCCATGTTGTACGACGGCTTGAAGCTGGACCGCAGCGGATACGTCCGCGTCCCCGCCAGTCCCGCCAGGGCCTCCGGGTTCATGCCGCGCTGCCACAGCACCACGGCGTGCCCCTCGATGTCGATGCCGCGCCGTCCCGCACGCCCCGTCAACTGGGTGTACTCGCCCGGGGTGATGTCGGCGTGCTGCTCGCCGTTCCACTTGACGAGCTTCTCCAGCACCACCGACCGCGCGGGCATGTTGATGCCCAGGGCCAGCGTCTCGGTGGCGAAGACGGCCTTCACCAGCCCGCGGACGAACAGCTCCTCGACGACCTCCTTGAAGGTCGGCAGCATGCCCGCGTGGTGGGCGGCGATGCCGCGCTCCAGGCCCTCCAGCCACTCGTAGTACCCGAGCACGTGCAGGTCCTCGGGCGGAATCGAGGCCGTGCGCTCCTCCACCAGCGCCCGGACCTGCTCCCGCGCCTCCTCGTCGTTCAGCCGCAGTCCGGCGTACAGGCACTGCTGGACGGCGGCCTCGCAGGCGGCCCGGCTGAAGATGAACGTGATCGCGGGCAGCAGACCTTCCGCGTCCAGCCGTTCTATGACCTCCGGCCGGCTCGGCGTCCACACCCGCGACCGCTGCCGCCGCTCCCGCTCCCGGTCGGCCTCGCGCATGGCGCGGCCCCGTCTGCGGTCCTGGTACGACGGCCGGCTGGCCTCCATGCGGGCCATGCGCGTGAGGTCGGGGTTCACGGCCTTCTTGTGGCCCTCGCCCTCCTCGAACAGGTCGTACATCCGGCGCCCGGCGAGCACGTGCTGGAACAGCGGCACCGGCCGGTGCTCGGAGACGATCACCTCGGTGTCGCCCCGGACGGTGTCGAGCCAGTCGCCGAACTCCTCGGCGTTGGACACGGTCGCGGACAGTGACACGAGGGTCACCGACTCGGGCAGGTGGATGATCACTTCCTCCCACACGGCGCCGCGGAAGCGGTCGGAGAGGTAGTGCACCTCGTCCATGACCACGTAGCCGAGGCCGAGGAGGGTCTGTGAGCCCGCGTAGAGCATGTTCCGCAGCACCTCGGTGGTCATCACGACCACCGGGGCGTCGGAATTGACGCTGTTGTCGCCGGTGAGCAGGCCGACCTTCCCACTGCCGTAGCGCCGGCAGAGGTCGTTGTACTTCTGGTTCGACAGCGCCTTGATGGGTGTCGTGTAGAAGCACTTCCGGCCCTGTTGCAGGGCGAGGTGAACCGCGAACTCGCCCACGATCGTCTTGCCGGAACCGGTGGGCGCGGCGACCAGCACCCCCTTGCCCGCTTCGAGCGCCTGGCAGGCCTCGATCTGGAAGGGGTCGAGGCCGAAGTCGTACATCTCGCGGAAGGACGCGAGCGCGGTGGCCTGCTCGGCGGCGCGCCGCCGCGCCGCCGCGTACCGCTCGGCCGGGGAGAGGTCCTCAGTCATCGTGCTTTCGAGCGTACCGGGCCGCACTGACAACAGGACGATCATTATCCGGATCCGATGCTTCGAATCCGGCGATAGCCGCAGCTCAGCGGCCCACGACCCGCACCGCCCGGGGCACGCAGCGCACGCTCGCCGGCAGCGGCCCCAGCGGCTCCCCGTCGGCGTAGGCGGTGACCCCGTCCGCCGCCAGCTCGACCCGCGCCGCCCGGTAGACGCTGACCTGCGGATGGTCGACGTGCCGGCCCCGGTACACCGTCGGGAACACCCGCAGCAGCGTCCTGCGGCTGCAGTCCCCCACCACCGTGACGTCGAACAGTCCGTCGCCGAGGTCCGCGCCCGGGCATATGCGCATGCCGCCGCCGTACGACGAGCCGTTCCCGACCGCCACGAGGGTCGCCTCGATCTCCCGGACCTCGCCGTCGTCGAGGGTGAGCCGGTACGGGAACGGGCGGAACGCGGCCAGTTCGGCGATCATCGCGAGGTCGTACTTGAGGCGGCCGGCCGGCAGCCGCATCCGGTTGCCCCGGTCGTTGACGCGCGAGTCGAAGCCGGAGGCGAGGACCGTGCCGAACCAGCGGTCCCCGACCCGGCCGAGGTCGATGTCCCGCACCCCCTCTCCCTTCAGACCCGCGGCGATCGTGCGGCCCGCCGCGGCCGGGTCGCGCACGGGCAGGCCGAGGGCGCGGGCGAAGTCGTTGCCGGTGCCGACGGCGACCAGGCCGAGCGGGGTGTCCGTACCGGCGACGGCCTGGAGGGCGAGGTGGGCGATGCCGTCGCCGCCGACGGCGACGAGCGCGCCGGTGCCGTCCGCGACGGCGGCACGCGCGCGTGCCAGTGCGTCACCGGCGTCCCGCCCGACGACCGTACGCACCGAGAAGCCGGCCTCCCGCAAAGCGGAAGCGGCCGGCTGCGCCGCGTGGGCGCCCCGGCCGCGGCCCGCGGTGGGGTTGACGAAGAGGGTGATCTCGCTGGTCACGCCAGAGACCCTACGAGGTGCCCGGCGATCTTCGGATCACGCCGTGATAACCGTTGGCTCAGGTCACGTCGTCGTACCCGTTGACCCGCTCCTTGCCCGACTGCTCGGGCAGGGCACGGCTCGCGCTGACGGTCTCCACCTCGCCGATGTCCTCCGGAGTCAGGTCCAGCTCCGAGGCCTCGTCGTCGGCGGGGCCCAGGGCCTCGCGGCGGCGCCGACGCCGGTCGTTGAGGAGGGAGACGACCACGGCGCCGAAGTACAGGATCCAGATGGGTCCGGCCAGCGCCAGCATGGTCAGCGGGTCGGTGCTGGGCGTGGCGATCGCCGCGAACACCGTGATACCCATGATCATCGCCCGCCACCAGCCGAGCATCCGCTTGCCGGAGATGGCGCCGGTGAAGTTGAGCATGACCAGCAGCAGCGGCAGCTCGAAGGAGAGGCCGAAGACGAGCACCATGCGGGTGACGAGGTCGAGCAGGTCGTCGAGCGGCAGCAGGTTGTCCACGCCGAACGGCGTGAACTCGATCAGCACGTTCGCGGTGGTGGGCAGCACCTTGTAGGCGAAGAAGGCGCCGCCGAGGAAGAGCGGGAAGCCGGTGCCGACGAAGGCGTAGGCGTACTTCTTCTCGTGCCGGTGCAGGCCGGGGGCGACGAAGGCCCACAGCTGGTAGAGCCAGACCGGCGAGGCCAGCACGACGCCGGCCATCAGGGACACCTTCAGCGCCAGCGTGAACGGCGCGAGCAGACCGTTGATGGTGATCTGGGCGCACGGCTCGGTGCTCTCGGCCGAGTCGGCCGACGCCCTGGCCAGTTCCTCGAACGACTGCGAGCAGCCGACCGAATCGAGGATCGGCTCGGTGAAGAAGTTGATGATGTCGTTGTAGAAGAAGGCGGCGACGACCGTGACGCCGACGATGGCCAGCAATGCCTTCGCGAGCCGGTTGCGGAGCTCACGCAGGTGCTCCGCGAGGGGCATCCGCCCCTCCGGATCCTTCTCCTTCTTGCGGGCAGGCTTCAGCAACCCACGTTCCCATCTCGTGCGGCAGGCCGGGGTCTCACCGGCCCTGCGTCAGCGCTTGGTCGTGTCCGTCGGTTCATTGACCGGGCGGGAGCTGGACACGTCGCCGGGCGCGGCCTGGATGATGCGCTGAGCCGGGGGCTGCTGCTCGTCGGTGTGCGGCGGGTCGGCCGGGGCGGACGACTTGTTGTCGTCCTTCATCGCCTTGGCCTCGCTCTTGAGAATGCGGGCGGACTTGCCGAGCGAGCGGGCCATGTCCGGAAGCTTCTTCGCGCCGAACAGCAGGATGATGACGACGAGGATGAGAATGATCTCGGGGGCTCCGAGCCTTCCGAACATAAGTCTTTACCTTCTCACCGAGGCGGGTGGCTGGGGTGCTGTCCGACTGGTCGGACAAGTGTCCGAACGGTCGCGCTGACAGCGATCGTAACGCTCGGGGGTGAACGTGAGGCAATCCCCGTGCGTACTCCCGGTCCACGGCCCGGGCCTCGTTTTCCGGGCCGCGATCAGCAGCGTACCTTCCGCCTGGGGGAAGTTGACAGGGCGAAGCGACCCAAAGGCACATCAAGCGCAGGAATCACAGAGCGGCAGAGGACGACTCACAGCGCGTCCACAGACCGCGCCGTGCTCACCGCCGCCCGTTCCAGATCCTCCGCGGCCCGGCTGATACGGCGCGCGGACTCCGACACCTGCCTGCCGAGGCGCTGGGCCTCCACGAACACCCGGACGGCGAGCACGCCGAGAACGGCGATTCCCAGAAAACCCACGGCTACCGCGAACATCGGCCAGAACATGCCCCTGAGCCTAGGGCCTGGGGTGCGTCCCCTGTGCACAGGGTGAGACAGCCTGGAGCACACCCGCGCCGCGGGATCCCGGCCCGCCCCACGCGGCAGCGCGACGCCCCGCCACACGGGTAGCCGCGCCCCAGCTCCTACAGAGTCGAGTGCAGCCGCAGGGTCCGGACCCCGCCCCCGGTGAGCAGCTCGACGATCCGCTCCCCCGCCGGCTTGCGGACGGACACGCCGCACTCGGGGCAGGTGAAGGAGTAGAACGTCGTACGGCTCGTGGCGCCGATGGCCAGGCGCAGGGCGCTCGCGGCGAGCTCGAAGCGGCCCCGGCAGTCCGGGCAGCCGGCCCGGAACACCACGGGCGTCACGCCCGTCATCCCCGCGAACGCGGACGCCACCGTCATCTCCCGCACCCCGGACGCCGACTCGCTCACAGTGTCTGCTCCTGCCTGTCGTGTCCGTCGGGGCCCGGGACGACCGTCCCGGTCACCTCCGCCTCGATCCCGTCGTACGCCGCCAGCGCCTCGCGGGCCGCCTGCCGGGCGCTGTCCGCCAGCTCGCGCGGGGCGACGATCCGCCCGTCGCGGCCGAGGCGCAGGGCGAGGCGGCGCAGCGACGCCGGGTCGGGTGTGCGCAGGGTGATGCGCAGCCCGCCGTCCGGAAGCTCTTCCGCACTGTCGTGCGGGTAGTATTCGGCGACCCAGCGACCGCCGGGACCGACCTCGACGACGACCTCCGGGTCCTCGGCCGCGGGCTGCACCAGCCCTTCGGACAGGTCCCGCAGCTCGATCTCGGGCGGGGCGGACGGCTCGTCGAGGACCTTGATCTCGGCGACCCGGTCGAGCCGGAAGGTGCGGCGCGCCTCGGAGCGGCGGCACCAGGCCTCGACGTAGGTGTGCCCGACGCTGACCAGGCGGATCGGGTCGACCTCGCGTTCGGTGACCTCGTCGCGGGCCGGTGAGTAGTAGCGGATCCACAGCCGGCGGCGTTCCGAGATCGCCCGGTCGACGTCGGCGAAGACGCCGCCCTCGGACTCGAAGGTCACCGACAGCCGGGAGCTGGCGCCGGCCGCCTCGCCGGCCGCGGCCTCCACCTTGGCGGTGGCGCGCAGCAACGCCTGCCGGTCGCTTTCGCGCAGCCCGGGCAGGGTGGACACGGCCCGCGCGGCGACCAGCAGGGCGGTCGCCTCGTCGGCGGCGAGGCGCAGCGGCTCGGCCGCCTCCGCCCCCAGGGCGGCGGGGTTGTGCCACCAGATGCGCTCGCCGTCGGTGTCGATGTCGAGCAGGTCGCCGCCGCGGAAGCTGGTGCCGCACATCGGCAGCACGTCGAGGTCGGAGACCAGCTCGTCCTCCGTGATGCCGAACGCGCGGGCGACGTCCTCCACCCGGGCGCCGGGGCGCTCCCTGAGATACGTCACCAGGGAGAGCATCCGCCGGGTCTGGTCGATGGCGTTCGCGGGCCTTGTCGGTTTGCCGGCCACTGTCTTCTTCCGCTCCCCCTCAGCCCTTGGCCACGGCACGCAGCCGGTCCACCACGTCGGCCCGCAGCTCCGCGGGCTCCAGGACCACCACGTCCGGCCCGAACTCCACCAGCCAGGCGTCCAGCCCGTGGCCGTACGGAATCTCCAACTCGTCCCAGCCGCCGCCGAGTTCCCGGACGGCGGTGGCCTTCGCCCGCAGGGGGTACCCGGCGCCGGAGCGCAGCCGGATCCGCGCGCTGCGGTCGGCGGTCTCCCCGGCCCACCCGGCGACGGTCTCCCGCACGGTGACCACGTCGGGGACGGGCGCGGTGTACCGGCCGCTGCGGCTGCGCACCCTGCCGGTGATCCGGGACAGCCGGAAGACGCGCTCGGCGCGGCGGTCGCGGTCCCAGCCGGCGAGGTACCAGTGGCCGCGCCAGCACTCCAGCGCCCACGGCTCCACCTGTCGGGTCTCGGGCTGGGCGGCGTTGGCCTTGCGGTACTCGAAGGCGACCGGGCGGCGGTCGCGGCAGGCCAGCATCAGCGGCTCGAAGGCGGCCTCGTGCACCGGAATACGCGGCTCCAGGGCGCCGTGGGCCTCGTAGGGGTCGACGTCCTCGGGGAGGCCGGCGGCCCGCAGCTTCTGCAGGGCGCCGCTGGCCGCGCCGGCGAGCCGGGCCTGCTGCCAGACCTTCGCCGCCAGGCCCAGGGCCGCGGCCTCCTCGGCGTCCAGGGTGATGGGCGGGAGACGGTTGCTGTCGCGGCGGGCGAGGTAGCCGACCTCACCGTCGAGGTTCTCCACGGTCTCGATGACCAGCCCGAGCTCGCGCAGGTCGTCCTTGTCCCGCTCGAACATCCGGTTGAAGGAGTCGTCGCTGCCCGCTTCGAGATAGGCCTCGATGGATTCTCGAAGCTCGCGCTTGCTGAGCGGACGGCGCGTTCCCAGCAGACACAGCGCCAGGTTCATCAGCCGCTCGGCCTTGGCAATGGCCATCGACGCCCTTCGCCTCCCTTTGGTGCTCCCGACCGATGACCGTACCGCTCCGCGGGGCCGTGGCAAAAGCCGAGGGCCCACGCCCGAACAGGCATGGGCCCCA
This region of Streptomyces chromofuscus genomic DNA includes:
- a CDS encoding helix-turn-helix transcriptional regulator, which encodes MAIAKAERLMNLALCLLGTRRPLSKRELRESIEAYLEAGSDDSFNRMFERDKDDLRELGLVIETVENLDGEVGYLARRDSNRLPPITLDAEEAAALGLAAKVWQQARLAGAASGALQKLRAAGLPEDVDPYEAHGALEPRIPVHEAAFEPLMLACRDRRPVAFEYRKANAAQPETRQVEPWALECWRGHWYLAGWDRDRRAERVFRLSRITGRVRSRSGRYTAPVPDVVTVRETVAGWAGETADRSARIRLRSGAGYPLRAKATAVRELGGGWDELEIPYGHGLDAWLVEFGPDVVVLEPAELRADVVDRLRAVAKG